One region of Oxalobacteraceae bacterium OTU3CAMAD1 genomic DNA includes:
- a CDS encoding response regulator: MLKAVIIDSSAVARGLLNTVLLDGGYDVVGQSHTCAAGLALLIKFNPHIVCIAREQMENGEDVVQEIRAKWPKTLIFMVSSEFDAATIQAAHAMGVSGFIVKPFKADTVLNTIRNVVIAMVKRQRAAMAEKDAAPEAGEGGEGGEA; this comes from the coding sequence ATGTTAAAAGCGGTCATTATCGATTCCAGCGCCGTCGCGCGCGGCCTGCTCAACACGGTGCTGCTCGACGGCGGCTACGACGTGGTGGGCCAGAGCCACACCTGCGCCGCCGGCCTGGCGCTGCTGATCAAGTTCAACCCGCACATCGTCTGCATCGCCCGCGAGCAGATGGAAAACGGCGAGGACGTGGTGCAGGAGATCCGGGCCAAATGGCCCAAGACCTTGATCTTCATGGTCTCGAGCGAATTCGACGCCGCCACCATCCAGGCCGCGCACGCGATGGGTGTGAGCGGCTTCATCGTCAAGCCGTTCAAGGCCGACACGGTGCTCAACACGATCCGCAACGTGGTCATCGCGATGGTCAAGCGCCAGCGCGCGGCGATGGCCGAGAAGGACGCCGCGCCGGAAGCCGGCGAGGGCGGCGAGGGCGGCGAAGCCTGA
- a CDS encoding 5'-3' exonuclease produces MGRLLAIDGLNIVRRVYEASPEPDSAEKADIALRHALSSFRTLLHDHEPTHVLPAFDFGGRTWRHDLYAGYREGRAPMPTPLREALPAFYDKLAGFGMHVVSLPEVEADDVIGTVVLRWLADGRGEATIATTDKDLHGLIAHGARVWDHFKSEWHDHAWVEQKWGVPADQLPDLLALMGDVTDSIPGVSKVGVKTAARLLRTYGNLDAIMAGAGILKDTLGETLRKEREMLYLSRQLVQLKTDVRVGVTWNMLAWDRQ; encoded by the coding sequence ATGGGTCGACTCCTTGCCATCGACGGCCTCAACATCGTGCGCCGCGTCTACGAAGCCAGCCCTGAACCCGATAGCGCCGAGAAGGCCGACATCGCGTTGCGCCACGCGCTGTCGTCGTTCCGCACCCTGCTGCACGACCACGAACCGACCCACGTACTGCCGGCCTTCGACTTCGGCGGACGCACCTGGCGCCACGACCTGTACGCCGGCTACCGCGAGGGCCGCGCGCCGATGCCCACCCCACTGCGCGAGGCGCTGCCGGCCTTCTACGACAAGCTCGCCGGCTTCGGCATGCACGTGGTCTCGCTGCCCGAGGTCGAGGCCGACGACGTCATCGGCACCGTGGTGCTGCGCTGGCTGGCCGACGGCCGCGGCGAGGCCACCATCGCCACCACCGACAAGGACCTGCACGGCCTGATCGCCCACGGCGCGCGCGTGTGGGACCATTTCAAGAGCGAATGGCACGACCACGCCTGGGTCGAGCAGAAGTGGGGCGTGCCGGCCGACCAATTGCCGGACCTGCTGGCGCTGATGGGCGACGTCACCGACTCGATCCCCGGCGTGTCCAAGGTGGGCGTCAAGACGGCGGCCCGACTGTTGCGTACTTACGGCAATCTGGACGCCATCATGGCCGGGGCCGGCATTCTGAAGGATACGCTGGGCGAAACTCTACGAAAAGAGCGCGAAATGCTGTATCTTTCGAGACAATTGGTGCAATTGAAAACAGATGTGCGGGTCGGCGTGACCTGGAATATGCTGGCCTGGGACCGGCAATAA
- a CDS encoding glutathione S-transferase, with the protein MIVVHHLNNSRSQRVLWLLEELGLEYEIVRYQRDPKTMLAPPELRAVHPLGKSPVITDNGVVVAESGAIVEYLVETYGNGRLVPPAGTAERRRWTYFLHFAEGSAMAPLLMKLVFDRVETSPAPFFVKPIAKAIARKVKGSYILPQIEAQLTYLENELAAAPWFAGAEFSAADIQMSFPLEAAAARGGLDANRPKLTDFLKRIHARPAFQRAIERGGPYELLK; encoded by the coding sequence ATGATCGTCGTCCACCACCTCAACAATTCGCGCTCGCAGCGCGTGCTCTGGCTGCTCGAGGAACTGGGGTTGGAGTACGAGATCGTGCGCTACCAGCGCGATCCGAAGACGATGTTGGCGCCGCCGGAGCTGCGCGCGGTCCACCCGCTGGGCAAGTCGCCGGTGATCACCGACAACGGCGTCGTCGTGGCCGAGTCGGGTGCGATCGTCGAATACCTGGTCGAAACCTATGGCAATGGCCGCCTGGTGCCGCCGGCGGGCACCGCCGAGCGTCGCCGCTGGACCTATTTCCTGCACTTCGCCGAAGGCTCGGCGATGGCGCCGCTGCTGATGAAGTTGGTGTTCGACCGCGTCGAGACCAGTCCGGCGCCGTTCTTCGTCAAGCCGATCGCCAAGGCCATCGCGCGCAAGGTCAAGGGCAGTTACATCCTGCCGCAGATCGAGGCGCAGCTGACGTACCTGGAAAACGAGCTGGCCGCCGCGCCGTGGTTCGCCGGCGCCGAGTTCAGCGCGGCGGACATCCAGATGAGTTTTCCGCTGGAGGCCGCCGCCGCCCGTGGCGGGCTCGACGCCAACCGTCCCAAGCTGACCGATTTCCTCAAGCGCATCCACGCCCGCCCGGCCTTCCAGCGCGCGATCGAGCGCGGCGGGCCGTATGAGCTGTTGAAGTAA